GACAAACGTAACCCTTACAAGAGACTACAGAGCTGCGCTGAGCGTATCTAAAATGGAAACAAATCTCTTTTTCCAGGAGCTGCCCTTGTATTGTTCCGGAGGCCTGAGGTTTTTCTGGGACAATAAGTTCGACCATGCGATGGTGGCTTTCCTGGACTGCGTGCAGCAGTTTAAAGAGGAGGTGGAAAAAGGCGAAACTCGGTTTTGTTTGCCCTACAGGTGAGTGTTGCTGTAGAACATGTCAGATTAACACCTCGTGGGCTGTCCTGTGCAGCGCTAACCGACCTCTGGCCCAGCCCTGTCCCTCTGGAATCATCTGGTGGTCTTAAACTAATAGCAAATCCTgcgcattttaaattaaaatgtaaagctAGGTCCTCAGGGAAGACCTGGTGCTTGCtggatttcctttaaaaacaaagcattCTTACATATGATAATACGAACATCAGATTTAAATTTTAGTATTTGATGTCATCTTGAAATTAAATGCTTGCAGTGCTAATGCGCTAATAAAACTGTGTGTGTGATCCAGGATGGACGTGGAGAAGGGGAAGATTGAAGACACAGGTGGCAGTGGTGGCTCTTACTCTATTAAAACGCAATTTAACTCCGAGGAGCAATGGACAAAAGCACTAAAATTCATGTTAACTAACCTGAAGTGGGGTCTTGCCTGGGTCTCATCCCAATTCTATAACAAGTAACCATGTAAAGAACTTGTCCTGGCAGCTGTAGAACATCTGCATTTTGTTGGAGAAAGTAAAAAATCAAGATGTCTTTTAATATtaaccagtacaaaatgtttacaatACCAAAAATCCACAAGacactttatttaaaataccGTTACTACAAGTAGTGTATAGAAAAGCAATATGTAAAGTTATATCATTGAGCTgaacagaataataaaaaaaatcagctattgAACAGATGCTAAACTGGTACTTTTGGGGTTTATAGATGCGTATAAACTGCTGTTGAACTTAAAACACCAGTACTTCGGTTCTGTTACACCTTAAAACACAGGTTAGGAAAGCAAAACGTGACAAATGCGGAGAATAATGTGGAATAACTCACGGGAGTTCTGCTTGGTCATTAAAGACGGTTTGAAATAAAATCTTTCCTAAGTCACATCAGCACTTCTTTGTGCCCCTGAACTTGAGGAGGTTTGACACTGTTGAAAATCCTGTAGCTACAATGACATTAACTCTTTGTAACGCTTCCTGCAGCCTGTTCTTGCACTGAGCTGCACAGAGTGAATAATAAAAACACTATTCTACACAAAAATTGCTTTCATTCAGCATCCTGAAAGGATGAGCTTTTCTAATTAACACCTAACGTGAAATATCACAGAATGCCTGGTGTTCAAAACCGAAAGTAAACCCAAGTTGTGCAGGATCAGGGAAAAGGGACCGTTAGCAGCAGTATGACAGTTTGCTGCTGCCACACGAGCACCTGGCTGTTGAAGATAATTCTATTTAAGACGCAAAATTCTGTTCTCTGGAGCTCTTGTCCCGCGGTGCTGCCTCGGAGTGGTGCCGCCGAGGACGTGCGTCAGCACCGCGTAAGAGAATTCTAAGATACTTTGTGAAGTTATGCCAGTGACAGAGTTTAAATGCTCCACAACCTTCAAAATAAATGAAGATACTTCTTTACAGCACTTAATTTACAGATGTGCTTCTAAACCCAAGTCTAATGGGAGtaatcagaatcattttggttggaaaagacctttaagatcagagACCAACTGTTCCCCACCCTGGCACTAAATAGTTTCcgtgagaacctcatctatgtgtattttcaccccctccagggatggtgactccagcactgcactgggcagcctgttccaatgccccacagccctttgggggataaattgttccccagatccaacctcaacctcccctggtacaacttgaggccgtttcctcgctgaaccccccaggtccctctacCTGCTTCCAGTGCCCAGGGTGGAGTACAAACACACTCGTGCTGATGATTCCAACAGCCAAGAGCATTGAATCTTCCTTTACTGTCAAAAACTTGGATCTGCAGAAGTAAAAGCATCTTTCTGGTGTAAAACAGTGCTACTTTTACACTTCAAAACCACCTGTTTCTGGAATTGCTGCACAGCCTATGGACACACTGGCTCATTCAGTCCACATAAGGCATGATTAACTGATAGTGGTAAAGCTGGATTTTTATGATTAAGTTAAACACTTTCCTAACTCACCCGTAAAGCTAACGTAAAGTACGTTGCTTTGAACAGGTGAACAATAAAtaacacttaaaaaaccccaaattagaTTATGTTAaaacttgcttaaaaaaaaaaaaaaggcataattggAATTATGCagctatttcatatttttttcagggTTTTAATTTCAAATAGTTATTTTGAGGAATAGTGACATAAACCACTTACACCTGCAGCTTGTTTGGTGTCGGATTTTCGATGGCGACCTTCAACAGTGTGTCGTAGATGGTGTCTCTCATGAGGTAGGAGAAGTCCAGCAGCTGGATACACATGAAATGCAATGGTTGTGCAGGAAGCAAACAGCCGTTGTGGCCTGGCACAGAGATCAGATACGCGCTTCGAGTCATTAAACCGAATTAGAACGAAGCGTTAAGATATTTTAAGAGAGGGATGAAGATTCCGGGTCACAACTGCCCTTTGTTTCTCTATCTTGGAATAATTTAACTCATTCTGAAATTCAGGTTGTCTCTGGGCAAAGAAAACAGTTGATTCATTGGAGAGAGTGTGGCTTTACACCACAGTTTGGAGGTTTTAAACCCTTTAATCTTTTACTGAATGAGTCACGACTGGCTGCCCACCAACATACATCCGATTCTATTAAGGACAAAGTTCTCATCCAAAAACTCACACCCCGGACACTCAAAAGTTTCATTTGCCTTCACAGGATACAAAAATCTGTAATACATTTTGGTTCTGATCAGTAATAGCTCTCAtgccttaaaaaaaatcccttttccatTCTCTTCTACTAATTCTTACCTAAAACCTCCAGGAGCAATTCCACGTAAGCCAGAGGGGTCGACACGTTGATCTGGAAGCGCAGAGTTTTCAAAACCGCAAGCTCCGACTCCAGCAGTTCCTGCTTGGTGTACGAGTATTTTAGGGATTGCAGAAATTTCAAAGCTGTGTCACTGTTTACTAccttaagagggaaaaaaaaaagacaaattatcTTCCATGCAATGAAGCctgtactttttttccccctgggaACATTTCCTGAGAAATTGTTACTTGATGAGTGACAATCTGCCCTAAATGGAAAAAGCTTAGGTCTCCATTTCAATATACTTTGTGTTTCACTATCATTTGTGTCTTTCAAGGAGGAAATCTAGTATTTAACAGAGATTAACGTACTATGTAACATCCCATTGCTAAAAAACATTGTAAGAAAAGGTTTCACTGGCTTACATTGTAGTGTAAGGAAAGTTTGCTGGCGAGCTGAACGCACGACACGAGCCGCAGGACAAAGGTGTCGCGGATCTGATCCTGCAGAGAGCGGCAGGTGCTGCCATGTCCTTGGTCACGGCTTTTAACCTTCCCTCCAGAGGAGATTTGTTCTATTTGCTTCATCATAAACCTGCAAAACCCACAACGGCTCAGAAAACAGTTCTTTTCTGctatgaaaacaaagaaaagtgaTTCTGCATGTACTTGGAATATACAGGTAACTGTTAATTTGCATTAAATTATTAGAGGCAAAGCTctagacacacacaaaaatatgtcATACGTTGCTTGAATGAGTGGTATAGAGTGCATATAGTGGAGAGAAATGAGAAATGCACTGAACATCAGGGCATTTATTACCTTTCGAGCAACTCCACCGCTTGGTACCGCACTGATTGGTCCAAGTGCCATTTTTCAGACAAAAGGAATATaaattctggaggaaaaaaagtgcAACAGTCATGCACTCCAGTCACCTGAAGCTATTACACAGCTGTTAACAGCACAGGAAATAATTATGCAGCTGTTGACTGTCCCAGGAGTTAATTACACAGCTATTAACCATCTCAGGAATTAGTTACACAGCTGTTAATGACCCCAGGAGTCAGCTGTAGCTGATAAAAACAAAGTCTCACCCACTATCTGTGCCTCTTTGAAGCACCCGGCCTGATCAGACAGCTCGCTCAGGTACTGCTCGTTTTCCGTGGCCAAATGGATCAGCGTATCCTCAATGATCTCAGGAGCCACCTCACCAAAAATGGGGCCTGAGTCCCCACACCAGGACCCCGCCCGCACCGGGGACCCCATGGGGCAGCTCGGAGGCCTTAAGGACGATAATTAGTCCACTAAGGTCCACAGAGTTTTGTCCCCGCCGTTGGGAAAGACCCCGGGAGGCCTCAGAGGAACCGGAGCCCACGGAGCCCGCGACCCCTCAGCGCTGAGGCCGCTCCCGAGTGCGGCCCCGCCTCAGCGCCTTCCCGGTCACGGGACCGCGCTCCGCCAATCAGAGCGCGCCTCTTCCGCGGCCACACGCCGGGCTGCAGCCAATCACTCGACGCCCCTCTCTCCTGCGTCGCCCTCTCGCTTGGTCAGCCCTCCTCGCCGGATGTGACGTCGCCGCGCGGCGCggaagcggcggggccgggaggggaAGATGGCGGCGCCGCGGGAGTCGGGCGGGGAAGCGGCGTTCGCGCAGCGCATCGACCCCGCGCGGGAGCCGGGGCTGAGCCCCGAGCAGCGGCTCCTTATGGCGCAGGTGGAGCGCGCCCAGCGCCAGCGGGCCCTGCAGCGCCGGCTCCGCGGCCGCAACGTGCTGCTGGCGCTCGGCATCGGCGCGGTGGCCTTGGGCATCTGTATcctgcggggagcggggccgggccgggccgggccgggccggggcgggtgGGCCGCGCCCGTTGTTTTCCTTAACGGCTCCCGTAGACGGCTACACCTTCTACTCGGTGTCGCAGGAGCGGTTCctggacgagctggagcaggaggcGGAGGCGGCGCGGGCGCGGGCCCGGGCGCGGGCGGAGGGAGCGGCGAGTTGAGCCCGGAGGGACCGGACCCGGGAGCGAGTTACGGGCCTGGGGCACAGGGGAACGGCCCGGGCACGGGGCAGCAGCCCTTGCGGGACTCGGGGCCTGCGCAGGGCTCGGTGCGGcctggggggggtgtgggggtcccCCTGCGGGCAGGGCCCCCTCCCCGAAAGCAGCCGCTTTTCTGCGGGAGAGCAGCAAGGACTCGCTCCTGGGTGCCCATCACCTCCCCCAATAAACACCCTGTCTGGAGACAACATCAGCAGCTGTTGGTAAAGCAGCTGGTGGCCCAGCTCTGGATCTTCCTTCCCCACTCGGGTGTGCAGGGATCGGGCAATTCCCTACGTTGCTGTTCGTCATCTTGGTTTGCTCTTATCACGAGCTGATGGCACGGACCGTGTCCACAAgccttagggacacagtttagtgcaagcgttgggttaatggttggacttgatgaccttgagggtcttttccgaCCAAAACGATTCCAAGTTCCGCTGGACAAACACACACAGACCCTGTTGGTATTTAATTCATATTTATGAAAACGCTTTCCAGACACCAGTTCATAACAAAGTGCCCCTGCTGCCGTTCCTGTCACGCTATGGGGCGGAGGGGAGATTCATTGGAGTGAGATGAGGGTGGCAGCGAGCGGGGGAGCCCCAGGGCCCCCACATGTTctcctgggcagggctggaggTGGAGGGAGGGTGGCCGGAGGGGATGGATGATGACTGGGATGCAATGGGGGCTGGTTCTTCTCAGGGCAGGGCCCAGTTCTGCCTGCGCGGGTTCAGCTGGGATTGAATCCATAAAGGACGGCGGCCAAGGGCTGTGGGGTGGTTGGGGGCCGGCACTGGGGCTCCCACTCACCCCGTGCTGCAGGCACTTGGTTGAGGTAGTTCAGAGTCGCTCCTGGCCAGTTGGCTACTGGGGAGAGAAGCAGCAGTGagttggggagcactgggagcaccacggggccgCCAGCAGCAGGATCCgtgtcccctcctctccctgtccccccatgcttACCATCCGTGCGACGTCATCGGCGAACGTCACCCCCTTGCTCGGGCGCTGCTCTTGCGAGCCGGTGCTGCTGCCGCTCAGCGAGTTCCGCCGCATGATGCCTGCGGGGACAAACCGGCCctgagcggggacacggggctgtgacCCCCCTCCCAACCCCGGGAGGCAATGGGGGAGAGTTGGGGCGTCACCTGGGGGCTGCGCCAGCTCCAGGCGCTGGAGGCTGTTGCGGCGGGAGGGGTTGAAGCTGCCCTTGGAGAGGCGGCGCTGGCGGCTGGACAGCATGGCGGCCGGGGACACGATGGCCAGCGGCGGCTGCTTGCCCAGCCGCAGGTACAGCTCCTCGATCTCTTTCTTCTGCGCGCTCTGCAGCAACTGCACCTCGGCCAGGTgcctgcgggggacacggggggggtgaCAGCTGAGACAGAGCCCCTGGGGAGGGGACGTTGTCCTCCCAGCTGAGACGGGCTTCAGGGAGGGGACATTGTCCTCCCGGCCAAGCCAGGGGCTGTGGAGAGGGGGATGTGGTGCTCCTGGCCAAATCAGGGAGTCCAGGGAGGGGGCATTGTCTTCCCAACCAAATGAGGGTTGCTGGGGAGGGGACATTGTCTTCCTGGCCAAACCAGGGTGTCCAAGGAGGTGACATTGTCCTCGCAGACAAGCCAGGGGCTCCAGGGAGGGGAAATCATCCCTGATTTGGGGCAGGTGGGGAGAACTGTCCCCTTTTGGATCCCTGCACTGCTCCTCTGGCTGCTCCCCCACTTTTTtccatggggctgctcacttcTGGCGCAGATTCTGCAGCTCCTCCCAGATCTCCTCGTCCTCGCTCTCGCTGTCATCGCTGCTCGGGTAGGACAAGTTGCGGGAgagccagacctggctcagcACGGCCTGCGGCACGGTCTCCGCACCCTCGTCCTCCGCGGGGACATCCCGGTCACTCTCCGCCGGTGCCACCGTCGCCTCCTCGGCCTCGGggtcctgtgctgctgtctccagcGCCGAGTCCGAGTCACTGCTTGAGGTGTCCCCTGTATCCGGGGCCACAGGCGGGGGGGACCTGCTGGCTGCCGGCCCCACGCCGCGCTGCTCACCGTCACTGCTGCCATCGCTGCTGCCCGGCACCAGGGACGTCACCACCGGGTCTTTGGTTGGCGTCACCCGGAACCGGCCCAGGATCTGGGGCTTGGCTTCTGCCGGGGACAGGAGGGGCAGGGTGGGGTTCGGGGTGTGTGGGCTGGTGGGGACATTGCGGTGACACAACCGCAGCCTCGGCTTGTCCCCACCTCACCTTCGCTGATGGGCGAGAGCTGCGGCTTGGGCTCGCCGGAGGCTGGCGACTCTGAGATGATGAGGGGGTGGCCGGGCTGGGGGGAGCCAAGTGGCGCCTGTGGGCACCGAGCACCATCAGCCACCCCCGGGCCCCCCGATGGTTCCCCCAGGCCCTGGGACCCACCGCCCGCTCAGCCCTCCCTGCACCACAGGGCTCCCTGTCCCCACCCAGGGCAGTGACAACCCagccccccagcactgccccccacCTTGAGTGGCACCCCCCCATACTCACTGTGCCGCCCTCAGGGCTCCCTGGCGTGGACGCGCTCAGCGGTGGCAGGGGACTCCCCATGTCCTCTCTCCCCATGGGACTCGGCGAGGCTGGTGCCGGGGGAGGGAACGGCACTGCCCccccagcagtggggacagcagcgcCCACCGACTCCAGGGTCCCGCTGTGGGCTGGGGGGTGCTTGGCCATGCTGGCAGGGTTGGGGTAGGCGaagcgggggggacccaggacaaGGCTCTGTGGCCGTGGCAGCAGTGGGGAGTAGAGATGCCCCCCCGAGCTGGCGATGGAGGAGACGGCGGGCAGCAGCGTGTGGGCCACGCTCATCACTGCCAGCGAGAAGACGTTGGCCAGGGACAGGAGGGGAGCAGCGGGGGACCAGGGTGTGCTGGTCACGgcgggggggctcagggggctgctggggacaggggaggtggggaatggcagcggggacagcggcaggGCAGGTGGAACAGGCTCCCCCGGGGTGCTTGGGGGGGTCTGCGGGAACCCCGGCGACACCGGTAGCCAGGAGGGAGCTGTCGAGACGAGGGGCCAGGTCTGCAGGGAGCCTGCGAAGAGAGGAGGGTCAGGAGCGTCCCCCGACCTCCAcgagcccccaaacccctgtgGCAGCAAGGGACCGGCCGTGGCACGATGGCTACTGCAGGGAGATGGAGGTGCTGGGGCTGGTACCTGCAGGAGAGCCTGGCAGTGGCGGCTGCAGCTCGGGGGCTGCCGGGGGCTCCGTGGGGCTGGCGGGATCGTTCTCCAGTGGGGAGCTGCTCAGCGTCGGCAGGACGGGGGACGGGACTGAGAGGCTGGGACTGGTGCAGCCCAGGTCTGCGGCACAGGGTGACAGCTGAGGCAGGACgtgtcccccccagcaccccctgggcTCAGCCGGGGACATCACCCACCCtgcctggggctggggaggaCGGGAAGGGCTGCGGAGGGGCACAGACGTACCGCTGagcgaggatgaggaggagatggagcgcgagagctcctgcagctgcaggtcCACCTGCTGAGGGGGACGTGGCTGAGCCCAGCGCTGGGGCAGCGACCCCGGACGGGCTGAGCTGAACCTCCCCGGCCtccaccccagccccactgctgcagggacaggagctggtggctccGGCAGGCAGGGTGGCACCAGGACTGGGCACTCACGCAGCTGCCGGGGCCGCGCTCGGCCTCAGGGCTGTCGGGCAGCTCGGTGGCACCGTGCCCGTCCTTGCGGAGCAGGGTCTCCACGCGGTGGATGATGTCCCGGATGCGCTGGATGAAGCCGTCCCGCTCCGACTTGAGGATGAACTCGTTGTGGACCTGTGGGGGGCAGAGGGGCCGctcagcacccagcacagccaggcaAGACCCCCCCACCCTCACCCCCCACCCTGCGCTCACCATGACGGCCGCGATTTCCTCGGGGTTGTCCCCATCCAGGTCGAACTTGAAGGTCACCATCTTGTTGTTGTAGGTCTGCAGCTGGCACTCCACCACCCGGTCGTTCTTGTCGGAGATCTGTGGGTGACAGAGCTGGCTCAGCACAGGGACACACACCCACCCAgcaccccccggcacccccggcaCTCACATTGGTGACGCGCAGCCGGGACCGCGCTCGGCGCCGCAGCAGCTTCCCCGACGCCCGTTTGGGCGGCACCTTGTTGCTCTGCTCGCTGGCCGACAGCCCCTCGCAGCCGTCGCTCATGCCGGACGCCACGTCCGAGGCGTAGCTGCGGGAAGCATCAGCACAGCCGTTCCCAGCCCCTGTGCTCCCCGTTTGTCCCCCGGCCGGGTCCCCCCCGTCCTCACCTGTCCACCGGGGACGAGAAGCCGCTGGCGGGGTGGAGATGCTCGCCGGGCAGCTGGACCGCGATGCTCTGCGCGGAGAGGATGGTGTGAGCCGCTGCTGCGGCCGCTGGGAACCCCAACAGCC
Above is a window of Patagioenas fasciata isolate bPatFas1 chromosome 22, bPatFas1.hap1, whole genome shotgun sequence DNA encoding:
- the WNK4 gene encoding serine/threonine-protein kinase WNK4 isoform X3; this encodes MLAAELTGAMSQPEAERAGGGSAPEPEPGLPGRAPHRNRSWRPSGRDSRRSSFRFNRRSSAELELLGYPAPDEGRGGSPPLPSPGATGRREPEETESEEVETRAVATSPDGRFLKFDIEIGRGSFKTVYKGLDTETTVEVAWCELQTRKLSKTERQRFSEEVEMLKGLQHPNIVRFYDSWKSSVKGQICIVLVTELMTSGTLKTYLKRFKEMKLKVLQRWSRQILKGLHFLHTRSPPIIHRDLKCDNIFITGPTGSVKIGDLGLATLKRASFAKSVIGTPEFMAPEMYEEKYDEAVDVYAFGMCMLEMATSEYPYSECQNAAQIYRKVTSGLKPSSFYKVKVPELKEIIEGCIRMDKNERYTIQDLLEHSFFQEDTGVHVELAEEDDGVKSALKLWLRMDDTKKLHGKYKDNNAIEFLFELYKDVAEEVAQEMVVLGFVCEADYKLVAKAVRDRVVAIKRKREKLKRARETRSPAEPEQEELKSPLPPGAPTPVTPSSGDFSSTFPPEPEEPEADQHQHFTYRHTSYSSATSDCETDGYLSSSGFLDDPAHRSFSAGDSTSPPPARPARCFPTSIAVQLPGEHLHPASGFSSPVDSYASDVASGMSDGCEGLSASEQSNKVPPKRASGKLLRRRARSRLRVTNISDKNDRVVECQLQTYNNKMVTFKFDLDGDNPEEIAAVMVHNEFILKSERDGFIQRIRDIIHRVETLLRKDGHGATELPDSPEAERGPGSCQVDLQLQELSRSISSSSSLSDLGCTSPSLSVPSPVLPTLSSSPLENDPASPTEPPAAPELQPPLPGSPAGSLQTWPLVSTAPSWLPVSPGFPQTPPSTPGEPVPPALPLSPLPFPTSPVPSSPLSPPAVTSTPWSPAAPLLSLANVFSLAVMSVAHTLLPAVSSIASSGGHLYSPLLPRPQSLVLGPPRFAYPNPASMAKHPPAHSGTLESVGAAVPTAGGAVPFPPPAPASPSPMGREDMGSPLPPLSASTPGSPEGGTAPLGSPQPGHPLIISESPASGEPKPQLSPISEEAKPQILGRFRVTPTKDPVVTSLVPGSSDGSSDGEQRGVGPAASRSPPPVAPDTGDTSSSDSDSALETAAQDPEAEEATVAPAESDRDVPAEDEGAETVPQAVLSQVWLSRNLSYPSSDDSESEDEEIWEELQNLRQKHLAEVQLLQSAQKKEIEELYLRLGKQPPLAIVSPAAMLSSRQRRLSKGSFNPSRRNSLQRLELAQPPGIMRRNSLSGSSTGSQEQRPSKGVTFADDVARM
- the WNK4 gene encoding serine/threonine-protein kinase WNK4 isoform X1 — translated: MLAAELTGAMSQPEAERAGGGSAPEPEPGLPGRAPHRNRSWRPSGRDSRRSSFRFNRRSSAELELLGYPAPDEGRGGSPPLPSPGATGRREPEETESEEVETRAVATSPDGRFLKFDIEIGRGSFKTVYKGLDTETTVEVAWCELQTRKLSKTERQRFSEEVEMLKGLQHPNIVRFYDSWKSSVKGQICIVLVTELMTSGTLKTYLKRFKEMKLKVLQRWSRQILKGLHFLHTRSPPIIHRDLKCDNIFITGPTGSVKIGDLGLATLKRASFAKSVIGTPEFMAPEMYEEKYDEAVDVYAFGMCMLEMATSEYPYSECQNAAQIYRKVTSGLKPSSFYKVKVPELKEIIEGCIRMDKNERYTIQDLLEHSFFQEDTGVHVELAEEDDGVKSALKLWLRMDDTKKLHGKYKDNNAIEFLFELYKDVAEEVAQEMVVLGFVCEADYKLVAKAVRDRVVAIKRKREKLKRARETRSPAEPEQEELKSPLPPGAPTPVTPSSGDFSSTFPPEPEEPEADQHQHFTYRHTSYSSATSDCETDGYLSSSGFLDDPAHRSFSAGDSTSPPPARPARCFPTSIAVQLPGEHLHPASGFSSPVDSYASDVASGMSDGCEGLSASEQSNKVPPKRASGKLLRRRARSRLRVTNISDKNDRVVECQLQTYNNKMVTFKFDLDGDNPEEIAAVMVHNEFILKSERDGFIQRIRDIIHRVETLLRKDGHGATELPDSPEAERGPGSCQVDLQLQELSRSISSSSSLSDLGCTSPSLSVPSPVLPTLSSSPLENDPASPTEPPAAPELQPPLPGSPAGSLQTWPLVSTAPSWLPVSPGFPQTPPSTPGEPVPPALPLSPLPFPTSPVPSSPLSPPAVTSTPWSPAAPLLSLANVFSLAVMSVAHTLLPAVSSIASSGGHLYSPLLPRPQSLVLGPPRFAYPNPASMAKHPPAHSGTLESVGAAVPTAGGAVPFPPPAPASPSPMGREDMGSPLPPLSASTPGSPEGGTAPLGSPQPGHPLIISESPASGEPKPQLSPISEEAKPQILGRFRVTPTKDPVVTSLVPGSSDGSSDGEQRGVGPAASRSPPPVAPDTGDTSSSDSDSALETAAQDPEAEEATVAPAESDRDVPAEDEGAETVPQAVLSQVWLSRNLSYPSSDDSESEDEEIWEELQNLRQKHLAEVQLLQSAQKKEIEELYLRLGKQPPLAIVSPAAMLSSRQRRLSKGSFNPSRRNSLQRLELAQPPGIMRRNSLSGSSTGSQEQRPSKGVTFADDVARMPTGQERL
- the WNK4 gene encoding serine/threonine-protein kinase WNK4 isoform X4 yields the protein MLAAELTGAMSQPEAERAGGGSAPEPEPGLPGRAPHRNRSWRPSGRDSRRSSFRFNRRSSAELELLGYPAPDEGRGGSPPLPSPGATGRREPEETESEEVETRAVATSPDGRFLKFDIEIGRGSFKTVYKGLDTETTVEVAWCELQTRKLSKTERQRFSEEVEMLKGLQHPNIVRFYDSWKSSVKGQICIVLVTELMTSGTLKTYLKRFKEMKLKVLQRWSRQILKGLHFLHTRSPPIIHRDLKCDNIFITGPTGSVKIGDLGLATLKRASFAKSVIGTPEFMAPEMYEEKYDEAVDVYAFGMCMLEMATSEYPYSECQNAAQIYRKVTSGLKPSSFYKVKVPELKEIIEGCIRMDKNERYTIQDLLEHSFFQEDTGVHVELAEEDDGVKSALKLWLRMDDTKKLHGKYKDNNAIEFLFELYKDVAEEVAQEMVVLGFVCEADYKLVAKAVRDRVVAIKRKREKLKRARETRSPAEPEQEELKSPLPPGAPTPVTPSSGDFSSTFPPEPEEPEADQHQHFTYRHTSYSSATSDCETDGYLSSSGFLDDPAHRSFSAGDSTSPPPARPARCFPTSIAVQLPGEHLHPASGFSSPVDSYASDVASGMSDGCEGLSASEQSNKVPPKRASGKLLRRRARSRLRVTNISDKNDRVVECQLQTYNNKMVTFKFDLDGDNPEEIAAVMVHNEFILKSERDGFIQRIRDIIHRVETLLRKDGHGATELPDSPEAERGPGSCQVDLQLQELSRSISSSSSLSDLGCTSPSLSVPSPVLPTLSSSPLENDPASPTEPPAAPELQPPLPGSPAGSLQTWPLVSTAPSWLPVSPGFPQTPPSTPGEPVPPALPLSPLPFPTSPVPSSPLSPPAVTSTPWSPAAPLLSLANVFSLAVMSVAHTLLPAVSSIASSGGHLYSPLLPRPQSLVLGPPRFAYPNPASMAKHPPAHSGTLESVGAAVPTAGGAVPFPPPAPASPSPMGREDMGSPLPPLSASTPGSPEGGTPGHPLIISESPASGEPKPQLSPISEEAKPQILGRFRVTPTKDPVVTSLVPGSSDGSSDGEQRGVGPAASRSPPPVAPDTGDTSSSDSDSALETAAQDPEAEEATVAPAESDRDVPAEDEGAETVPQAVLSQVWLSRNLSYPSSDDSESEDEEIWEELQNLRQKHLAEVQLLQSAQKKEIEELYLRLGKQPPLAIVSPAAMLSSRQRRLSKGSFNPSRRNSLQRLELAQPPGIMRRNSLSGSSTGSQEQRPSKGVTFADDVARMPTGQERL
- the WNK4 gene encoding serine/threonine-protein kinase WNK4 isoform X2, with translation MLAAELTGAMSQPEAERAGGGSAPEPEPGLPGRAPHRNRSWRPSGRDSRRSSFRFNRRSSAELELLGYPAPDEGRGGSPPLPSPGATGRREPEETESEEVETRAVATSPDGRFLKFDIEIGRGSFKTVYKGLDTETTVEVAWCELQTRKLSKTERQRFSEEVEMLKGLQHPNIVRFYDSWKSSVKGQICIVLVTELMTSGTLKTYLKRFKEMKLKVLQRWSRQILKGLHFLHTRSPPIIHRDLKCDNIFITGPTGSVKIGDLGLATLKRASFAKSVIGTPEFMAPEMYEEKYDEAVDVYAFGMCMLEMATSEYPYSECQNAAQIYRKVTSGLKPSSFYKVKVPELKEIIEGCIRMDKNERYTIQDLLEHSFFQEDTGVHVELAEEDDGVKSALKLWLRMDDTKKLHGKYKDNNAIEFLFELYKDVAEEVAQEMVVLGFVCEADYKLVAKAVRDRVVAIKRKREKLKRARETRSPAEPEQEELKSPLPPGAPTPVTPSSGDFSSTFPPEPEEPEADQHQHFTYRHTSYSSATSDCETDGYLSSSGFLDDPAHRSFSAGDSTSPPPARPARCFPTSIAVQLPGEHLHPASGFSSPVDSYASDVASGMSDGCEGLSASEQSNKVPPKRASGKLLRRRARSRLRVTNISDKNDRVVECQLQTYNNKMVTFKFDLDGDNPEEIAAVMVHNEFILKSERDGFIQRIRDIIHRVETLLRKDGHGATELPDSPEAERGPGSCVDLQLQELSRSISSSSSLSDLGCTSPSLSVPSPVLPTLSSSPLENDPASPTEPPAAPELQPPLPGSPAGSLQTWPLVSTAPSWLPVSPGFPQTPPSTPGEPVPPALPLSPLPFPTSPVPSSPLSPPAVTSTPWSPAAPLLSLANVFSLAVMSVAHTLLPAVSSIASSGGHLYSPLLPRPQSLVLGPPRFAYPNPASMAKHPPAHSGTLESVGAAVPTAGGAVPFPPPAPASPSPMGREDMGSPLPPLSASTPGSPEGGTAPLGSPQPGHPLIISESPASGEPKPQLSPISEEAKPQILGRFRVTPTKDPVVTSLVPGSSDGSSDGEQRGVGPAASRSPPPVAPDTGDTSSSDSDSALETAAQDPEAEEATVAPAESDRDVPAEDEGAETVPQAVLSQVWLSRNLSYPSSDDSESEDEEIWEELQNLRQKHLAEVQLLQSAQKKEIEELYLRLGKQPPLAIVSPAAMLSSRQRRLSKGSFNPSRRNSLQRLELAQPPGIMRRNSLSGSSTGSQEQRPSKGVTFADDVARMPTGQERL